A window from Chrysemys picta bellii isolate R12L10 chromosome 20, ASM1138683v2, whole genome shotgun sequence encodes these proteins:
- the PROSER3 gene encoding proline and serine-rich protein 3 isoform X1 has protein sequence MGHTPSHPLPCRLYPTCLADVASTALFSVQGSPFAMRSPARSHYHPSPARLPGPQHQCMTLSPARLLTGVPALAPHRWRPPEPTASSPPDLSFLQGSSCRGTALDLDSTKPFPESWSSTERSSSSTPQEVPALRQSLGPLASAQDGESIIAKYIERFRHGQPRSRNQRQAPPVPTAREFWWLEPALPSDSSTPKGGAKPDCAKLEEARPGWALVSPPLRPMGGPSDTSPLESPDPDSHSLQERATRLLLRSESSLSSTIPVSSEGLRSTPPSSTVDSDQALPCPSHLSLLEPSPEPLPLACWPPAHIPQCSSSTRPEDDILFQWRLRRKMEQASQAGRSLPLPGWRTKLAWGPRTGDGVCMARPGVGLLPSAVAWRSGDAAAFPAPAVQTEMRSGPEWALGPSALRQGMGHPLEVPFLSAKPAVGQNPIAVHVLGQLASAATPSSTPQPEGDGGGAAERWSSQDAWQGMGPAERPGSQDSRRGAGPVEQPISQDAQWAAGPSERPILQDARWAAGPAERPGSQDSRRGAGPAEQPISQDARRAAELAEWPVLEDARRAAGPAERPGSRDARRAAEPAEWPGSRDARRAAGPAERPVLEDARRAAGLAERPGSRDARRAAGPAERHGSRDARRAAGPAERHGSRDARRAAGPAERPVLEDARRAAGPAERPGSRDARWAAGPAERHGSRDAQWGAWAVGVAQHIPKETEQPSKPQPWQDRAATKPEATPSWRRRGRKGESSIHSALGQVISERLFSPPASHLPTRGRQSGEGAVSPPEQSAAEELLAPGSQHPQLLQLAVQLLEEAEESDGTEFEEDPLLEVLRVQREDLRSQLRAVDIAVSRLVSQGLAEPPGRPC, from the exons ATGGGACACACGCCcagtcaccccctcccctgccggcTTTACCCGACATGCCTGGCGGACGTTGCTAG CACGGCTCTGTTCTCCGTCCAGGGGAGCCCCTTCGCCATGAGGAGCCCAGCCCGGAGCCACTACCACCCCTCACCTGCCCGCCTGCCCGGCCCACAGCACCAGTGcatg ACCCTGAGCCCGGCCCGCCTGCTGACCGGTGTCCCTGCCCTCGCCCCGCACCGATGGCGCCCCCCTGAGCCCACGGCCTCCAGCCCCCCAGACCTCAGCTTcctgcagggctccagctgccgggGGACAGCTCTGGACTTGGACTCCACCAAACCCTTCCCCGAATCGTGGTCCTCAACCGAGCGCAGCTCCTCTAGCACCCCCCAGGAGGTGCCAGCCTTGAGGCAGTCCCTGGGCCCCCTAGCCTCAGCCCAGGATGGGGAGTCCATCATTGCCAA GTACATAGAGCGTTTCCGCCACGGGCAGCCGAGGAGCCGCAACCAGCGCCAGgcgccccccgtccccacagcTAGGGAGTTCTGGTGGCTGGAGCCAGCACTTCCCTCTGACAGCTCCACCCCGAAAGGGGGGGCAAAGCCAG ACTGTGCCAAGCTGGAAGAGGCCAGGCCAGGATGGGCACTTGTCAGCCCCCCGCTGCGCCCCATG GGGGGCCCCTCAGACACCTCCCCACTGGAGTCGCCTGACCCCGACAGCCACAGCCTGCAGGAGAGAGCCACCCGGCTGCTGCTGAGAAG TGAGTCCTCCCTGAGCAGCACCATCCCTGTCAGCTCTGAGGGGCTGCGCTCCACACCTCCATCCAGCACCGTGGACTCAGACCAGGCGCTTCCCTGCCCCTCTCACCTCTCCCTGCTGGAGCCCTCCCCAG AGCCCCTGCCCCTTGCCTGCTGGCCTCCTGCCCATATCCCACAATGCTCCTCTTCCACTCGGCCGGAGGATGACATCCTGTTCCAGTGGCGCCTGCGTCGGAAGATGGAACAGGCAAGCCAGGCCGGCAGATCGCTGCCCCTGCCGGGCTGGAGGActaagctggcctggggcccaaGGACG GGCGATGGGGTGTGCATGGCACGTCCTGGCGTTGGACTGCTGCCAAGTGCAGTGGCATGGAGGAGCGGAGATGCTGCTGCGTTCCCAGCGCCTGCTGTCCAGACAGAAATGAGATCTGGCCCGGAGTGGGCACTAGGACCCTCTGCTCTTCGCCAAGGGATGGGGCACCCCCTGGAGGTGCCCTTCCTGAGTGCTAAGCCAGCTGTGGGGCAGAACCCCATAGCTGTCCACgttctggggcagctggcatcTGCTGCCACCCCCTCCAGCACACCACAGCCTGAGGGAGATggaggaggagctgcagagaggTGGAGCTCCCAGGATGCTTGGCAGGGAATGGGACCGGCGGAACGTCCTGGCTCCCAGGATTCTCGGCGGGGAGCGGGACCGGTGGAGCAGCCCATCTCCCAGGATGCTCAGTGGGCAGCAGGACCATCGGAGCGCCCCATCTTGCAGGATGCTCGGTGGGCAGCGGGACCGGCGGAGCGGCCCGGCTCGCAGGATTCTCGGCGGGGAGCAGGACCGGCAGAGCAGCCCATCTCCCAGGATGCTCGGCGGGCAGCAGAACTGGCGGAGTGGCCCGTCTTGGAGGATGCTCGGCGGGCAGCGGGACCGGCGGAGCGGCCCGGCTCTCGGGATGCTCGGCGGGCAGCGGAACCGGCGGAGTGGCCCGGCTCTCGGGATGCTCGGCGGGCAGCGGGACCGGCGGAGCGGCCCGTCTTGGAGGATGCTCGGCGGGCAGCAGGACTGGCGGAGCGGCCCGGCTCTCGGGATGCTCGGCGGGCAGCGGGACCCGCGGAGCGGCACGGCTCTCGGGATGCTCGGCGGGCAGCGGGACCCGCGGAGCGGCACGGCTCTCGGGATGCTCGGCGGGCAGCGGGACCCGCGGAGCGGCCCGTCTTGGAGGATGCTCGGCGGGCAGCGGGACCGGCGGAGCGGCCCGGCTCTCGGGATGCTCGGTGGGCAGCGGGACCCGCGGAGCGGCACGGTTCCCGGGATGCTcagtggggagcctgggcagtGGGTGTGGCACAGCACATACCTAAAGAGACCGAGCAGCCTTCCAAGCCTCAGCCGTGGCAAGACAGAGCTGCCACGAAGCCAGAGGCGacccccagctggaggaggagaggcaggaaggGGGAGTCATCCATCCACAGTGCCCTGGGGCAG gtgATCTCTGAgaggctgttctcccccccggcaTCCCACCTCCCCACCAGGGGACGCCAGTCAGGGGAGGGAGCAGTCTCCCCTCCAGAGCAGAGTGCAGCAGAGGAGCTCctggcccctggctcccagcacccacagctgctgcagctggcGGTTCAGCTGCTAGAGGAGGCGGagg AATCAGATGGCACTGAGTTCGAGGAGGATCCACTGCTGGAGGTGCTGCGGGTCCAGCGGGAGGATCTGCGCAGCCAGCTCCG GGCCGTCGACATCGCAGTGTCCAGGCTCGTGTCTCAGGGCTTGGCTGAGCCGCCCGGCCGCCCCTGCTGA
- the PROSER3 gene encoding proline and serine-rich protein 3 isoform X5 — MGHTPSHPLPCRLYPTCLADVASTALFSVQGSPFAMRSPARSHYHPSPARLPGPQHQCMTLSPARLLTGVPALAPHRWRPPEPTASSPPDLSFLQGSSCRGTALDLDSTKPFPESWSSTERSSSSTPQEVPALRQSLGPLASAQDGESIIAKYIERFRHGQPRSRNQRQAPPVPTAREFWWLEPALPSDSSTPKGGAKPDCAKLEEARPGWALVSPPLRPMGGPSDTSPLESPDPDSHSLQERATRLLLRSESSLSSTIPVSSEGLRSTPPSSTVDSDQALPCPSHLSLLEPSPEPLPLACWPPAHIPQCSSSTRPEDDILFQWRLRRKMEQASQAGRSLPLPGWRTKLAWGPRTGDGVCMARPGVGLLPSAVAWRSGDAAAFPAPAVQTEMRSGPEWALGPSALRQGMGHPLEVPFLSAKPAVGQNPIAVHVLGQLASAATPSSTPQPEGDGGGAAERWSSQDAWQGMGPAERPGSQDSRRGAGPVEQPISQDAQWAAGPSERPILQDARWAAGPAERPGSQDSRRGAGPAEQPISQDARRAAELAEWPVLEDARRAAGPAERPGSRDARRAAEPAEWPGSRDARRAAGPAERPVLEDARRAAGLAERPGSRDARRAAGPAERHGSRDARRAAGPAERHGSRDARRAAGPAERPVLEDARRAAGPAERPGSRDARWAAGPAERHGSRDAQWGAWAVGVAQHIPKETEQPSKPQPWQDRAATKPEATPSWRRRGRKGESSIHSALGQNQMALSSRRIHCWRCCGSSGRICAASSGPSTSQCPGSCLRAWLSRPAAPAEGLWVSLPPGPALSGISLGGPLTIS, encoded by the exons ATGGGACACACGCCcagtcaccccctcccctgccggcTTTACCCGACATGCCTGGCGGACGTTGCTAG CACGGCTCTGTTCTCCGTCCAGGGGAGCCCCTTCGCCATGAGGAGCCCAGCCCGGAGCCACTACCACCCCTCACCTGCCCGCCTGCCCGGCCCACAGCACCAGTGcatg ACCCTGAGCCCGGCCCGCCTGCTGACCGGTGTCCCTGCCCTCGCCCCGCACCGATGGCGCCCCCCTGAGCCCACGGCCTCCAGCCCCCCAGACCTCAGCTTcctgcagggctccagctgccgggGGACAGCTCTGGACTTGGACTCCACCAAACCCTTCCCCGAATCGTGGTCCTCAACCGAGCGCAGCTCCTCTAGCACCCCCCAGGAGGTGCCAGCCTTGAGGCAGTCCCTGGGCCCCCTAGCCTCAGCCCAGGATGGGGAGTCCATCATTGCCAA GTACATAGAGCGTTTCCGCCACGGGCAGCCGAGGAGCCGCAACCAGCGCCAGgcgccccccgtccccacagcTAGGGAGTTCTGGTGGCTGGAGCCAGCACTTCCCTCTGACAGCTCCACCCCGAAAGGGGGGGCAAAGCCAG ACTGTGCCAAGCTGGAAGAGGCCAGGCCAGGATGGGCACTTGTCAGCCCCCCGCTGCGCCCCATG GGGGGCCCCTCAGACACCTCCCCACTGGAGTCGCCTGACCCCGACAGCCACAGCCTGCAGGAGAGAGCCACCCGGCTGCTGCTGAGAAG TGAGTCCTCCCTGAGCAGCACCATCCCTGTCAGCTCTGAGGGGCTGCGCTCCACACCTCCATCCAGCACCGTGGACTCAGACCAGGCGCTTCCCTGCCCCTCTCACCTCTCCCTGCTGGAGCCCTCCCCAG AGCCCCTGCCCCTTGCCTGCTGGCCTCCTGCCCATATCCCACAATGCTCCTCTTCCACTCGGCCGGAGGATGACATCCTGTTCCAGTGGCGCCTGCGTCGGAAGATGGAACAGGCAAGCCAGGCCGGCAGATCGCTGCCCCTGCCGGGCTGGAGGActaagctggcctggggcccaaGGACG GGCGATGGGGTGTGCATGGCACGTCCTGGCGTTGGACTGCTGCCAAGTGCAGTGGCATGGAGGAGCGGAGATGCTGCTGCGTTCCCAGCGCCTGCTGTCCAGACAGAAATGAGATCTGGCCCGGAGTGGGCACTAGGACCCTCTGCTCTTCGCCAAGGGATGGGGCACCCCCTGGAGGTGCCCTTCCTGAGTGCTAAGCCAGCTGTGGGGCAGAACCCCATAGCTGTCCACgttctggggcagctggcatcTGCTGCCACCCCCTCCAGCACACCACAGCCTGAGGGAGATggaggaggagctgcagagaggTGGAGCTCCCAGGATGCTTGGCAGGGAATGGGACCGGCGGAACGTCCTGGCTCCCAGGATTCTCGGCGGGGAGCGGGACCGGTGGAGCAGCCCATCTCCCAGGATGCTCAGTGGGCAGCAGGACCATCGGAGCGCCCCATCTTGCAGGATGCTCGGTGGGCAGCGGGACCGGCGGAGCGGCCCGGCTCGCAGGATTCTCGGCGGGGAGCAGGACCGGCAGAGCAGCCCATCTCCCAGGATGCTCGGCGGGCAGCAGAACTGGCGGAGTGGCCCGTCTTGGAGGATGCTCGGCGGGCAGCGGGACCGGCGGAGCGGCCCGGCTCTCGGGATGCTCGGCGGGCAGCGGAACCGGCGGAGTGGCCCGGCTCTCGGGATGCTCGGCGGGCAGCGGGACCGGCGGAGCGGCCCGTCTTGGAGGATGCTCGGCGGGCAGCAGGACTGGCGGAGCGGCCCGGCTCTCGGGATGCTCGGCGGGCAGCGGGACCCGCGGAGCGGCACGGCTCTCGGGATGCTCGGCGGGCAGCGGGACCCGCGGAGCGGCACGGCTCTCGGGATGCTCGGCGGGCAGCGGGACCCGCGGAGCGGCCCGTCTTGGAGGATGCTCGGCGGGCAGCGGGACCGGCGGAGCGGCCCGGCTCTCGGGATGCTCGGTGGGCAGCGGGACCCGCGGAGCGGCACGGTTCCCGGGATGCTcagtggggagcctgggcagtGGGTGTGGCACAGCACATACCTAAAGAGACCGAGCAGCCTTCCAAGCCTCAGCCGTGGCAAGACAGAGCTGCCACGAAGCCAGAGGCGacccccagctggaggaggagaggcaggaaggGGGAGTCATCCATCCACAGTGCCCTGGGGCAG AATCAGATGGCACTGAGTTCGAGGAGGATCCACTGCTGGAGGTGCTGCGGGTCCAGCGGGAGGATCTGCGCAGCCAGCTCCG GGCCGTCGACATCGCAGTGTCCAGGCTCGTGTCTCAGGGCTTGGCTGAGCCGCCCGGCCGCCCCTGCTGAGGGTCTCTGggtctccctccctccaggcccTGCTCTGTCTGGAATCAGCCTTGGGGGGCCGTTAACAATATCCTGA
- the PROSER3 gene encoding proline and serine-rich protein 3 isoform X8: MGHTPSHPLPCRLYPTCLADVASTALFSVQGSPFAMRSPARSHYHPSPARLPGPQHQCMTLSPARLLTGVPALAPHRWRPPEPTASSPPDLSFLQGSSCRGTALDLDSTKPFPESWSSTERSSSSTPQEVPALRQSLGPLASAQDGESIIAKYIERFRHGQPRSRNQRQAPPVPTAREFWWLEPALPSDSSTPKGGAKPDCAKLEEARPGWALVSPPLRPMGGPSDTSPLESPDPDSHSLQERATRLLLRSESSLSSTIPVSSEGLRSTPPSSTVDSDQALPCPSHLSLLEPSPEPLPLACWPPAHIPQCSSSTRPEDDILFQWRLRRKMEQASQAGRSLPLPGWRTKLAWGPRTVISERLFSPPASHLPTRGRQSGEGAVSPPEQSAAEELLAPGSQHPQLLQLAVQLLEEAEESDGTEFEEDPLLEVLRVQREDLRSQLRAVDIAVSRLVSQGLAEPPGRPC; the protein is encoded by the exons ATGGGACACACGCCcagtcaccccctcccctgccggcTTTACCCGACATGCCTGGCGGACGTTGCTAG CACGGCTCTGTTCTCCGTCCAGGGGAGCCCCTTCGCCATGAGGAGCCCAGCCCGGAGCCACTACCACCCCTCACCTGCCCGCCTGCCCGGCCCACAGCACCAGTGcatg ACCCTGAGCCCGGCCCGCCTGCTGACCGGTGTCCCTGCCCTCGCCCCGCACCGATGGCGCCCCCCTGAGCCCACGGCCTCCAGCCCCCCAGACCTCAGCTTcctgcagggctccagctgccgggGGACAGCTCTGGACTTGGACTCCACCAAACCCTTCCCCGAATCGTGGTCCTCAACCGAGCGCAGCTCCTCTAGCACCCCCCAGGAGGTGCCAGCCTTGAGGCAGTCCCTGGGCCCCCTAGCCTCAGCCCAGGATGGGGAGTCCATCATTGCCAA GTACATAGAGCGTTTCCGCCACGGGCAGCCGAGGAGCCGCAACCAGCGCCAGgcgccccccgtccccacagcTAGGGAGTTCTGGTGGCTGGAGCCAGCACTTCCCTCTGACAGCTCCACCCCGAAAGGGGGGGCAAAGCCAG ACTGTGCCAAGCTGGAAGAGGCCAGGCCAGGATGGGCACTTGTCAGCCCCCCGCTGCGCCCCATG GGGGGCCCCTCAGACACCTCCCCACTGGAGTCGCCTGACCCCGACAGCCACAGCCTGCAGGAGAGAGCCACCCGGCTGCTGCTGAGAAG TGAGTCCTCCCTGAGCAGCACCATCCCTGTCAGCTCTGAGGGGCTGCGCTCCACACCTCCATCCAGCACCGTGGACTCAGACCAGGCGCTTCCCTGCCCCTCTCACCTCTCCCTGCTGGAGCCCTCCCCAG AGCCCCTGCCCCTTGCCTGCTGGCCTCCTGCCCATATCCCACAATGCTCCTCTTCCACTCGGCCGGAGGATGACATCCTGTTCCAGTGGCGCCTGCGTCGGAAGATGGAACAGGCAAGCCAGGCCGGCAGATCGCTGCCCCTGCCGGGCTGGAGGActaagctggcctggggcccaaGGACG gtgATCTCTGAgaggctgttctcccccccggcaTCCCACCTCCCCACCAGGGGACGCCAGTCAGGGGAGGGAGCAGTCTCCCCTCCAGAGCAGAGTGCAGCAGAGGAGCTCctggcccctggctcccagcacccacagctgctgcagctggcGGTTCAGCTGCTAGAGGAGGCGGagg AATCAGATGGCACTGAGTTCGAGGAGGATCCACTGCTGGAGGTGCTGCGGGTCCAGCGGGAGGATCTGCGCAGCCAGCTCCG GGCCGTCGACATCGCAGTGTCCAGGCTCGTGTCTCAGGGCTTGGCTGAGCCGCCCGGCCGCCCCTGCTGA
- the PROSER3 gene encoding proline and serine-rich protein 3 isoform X3, protein MESSTALFSVQGSPFAMRSPARSHYHPSPARLPGPQHQCMTLSPARLLTGVPALAPHRWRPPEPTASSPPDLSFLQGSSCRGTALDLDSTKPFPESWSSTERSSSSTPQEVPALRQSLGPLASAQDGESIIAKYIERFRHGQPRSRNQRQAPPVPTAREFWWLEPALPSDSSTPKGGAKPDCAKLEEARPGWALVSPPLRPMGGPSDTSPLESPDPDSHSLQERATRLLLRSESSLSSTIPVSSEGLRSTPPSSTVDSDQALPCPSHLSLLEPSPEPLPLACWPPAHIPQCSSSTRPEDDILFQWRLRRKMEQASQAGRSLPLPGWRTKLAWGPRTGDGVCMARPGVGLLPSAVAWRSGDAAAFPAPAVQTEMRSGPEWALGPSALRQGMGHPLEVPFLSAKPAVGQNPIAVHVLGQLASAATPSSTPQPEGDGGGAAERWSSQDAWQGMGPAERPGSQDSRRGAGPVEQPISQDAQWAAGPSERPILQDARWAAGPAERPGSQDSRRGAGPAEQPISQDARRAAELAEWPVLEDARRAAGPAERPGSRDARRAAEPAEWPGSRDARRAAGPAERPVLEDARRAAGLAERPGSRDARRAAGPAERHGSRDARRAAGPAERHGSRDARRAAGPAERPVLEDARRAAGPAERPGSRDARWAAGPAERHGSRDAQWGAWAVGVAQHIPKETEQPSKPQPWQDRAATKPEATPSWRRRGRKGESSIHSALGQVISERLFSPPASHLPTRGRQSGEGAVSPPEQSAAEELLAPGSQHPQLLQLAVQLLEEAEESDGTEFEEDPLLEVLRVQREDLRSQLRAVDIAVSRLVSQGLAEPPGRPC, encoded by the exons ATGGAGTCCAG CACGGCTCTGTTCTCCGTCCAGGGGAGCCCCTTCGCCATGAGGAGCCCAGCCCGGAGCCACTACCACCCCTCACCTGCCCGCCTGCCCGGCCCACAGCACCAGTGcatg ACCCTGAGCCCGGCCCGCCTGCTGACCGGTGTCCCTGCCCTCGCCCCGCACCGATGGCGCCCCCCTGAGCCCACGGCCTCCAGCCCCCCAGACCTCAGCTTcctgcagggctccagctgccgggGGACAGCTCTGGACTTGGACTCCACCAAACCCTTCCCCGAATCGTGGTCCTCAACCGAGCGCAGCTCCTCTAGCACCCCCCAGGAGGTGCCAGCCTTGAGGCAGTCCCTGGGCCCCCTAGCCTCAGCCCAGGATGGGGAGTCCATCATTGCCAA GTACATAGAGCGTTTCCGCCACGGGCAGCCGAGGAGCCGCAACCAGCGCCAGgcgccccccgtccccacagcTAGGGAGTTCTGGTGGCTGGAGCCAGCACTTCCCTCTGACAGCTCCACCCCGAAAGGGGGGGCAAAGCCAG ACTGTGCCAAGCTGGAAGAGGCCAGGCCAGGATGGGCACTTGTCAGCCCCCCGCTGCGCCCCATG GGGGGCCCCTCAGACACCTCCCCACTGGAGTCGCCTGACCCCGACAGCCACAGCCTGCAGGAGAGAGCCACCCGGCTGCTGCTGAGAAG TGAGTCCTCCCTGAGCAGCACCATCCCTGTCAGCTCTGAGGGGCTGCGCTCCACACCTCCATCCAGCACCGTGGACTCAGACCAGGCGCTTCCCTGCCCCTCTCACCTCTCCCTGCTGGAGCCCTCCCCAG AGCCCCTGCCCCTTGCCTGCTGGCCTCCTGCCCATATCCCACAATGCTCCTCTTCCACTCGGCCGGAGGATGACATCCTGTTCCAGTGGCGCCTGCGTCGGAAGATGGAACAGGCAAGCCAGGCCGGCAGATCGCTGCCCCTGCCGGGCTGGAGGActaagctggcctggggcccaaGGACG GGCGATGGGGTGTGCATGGCACGTCCTGGCGTTGGACTGCTGCCAAGTGCAGTGGCATGGAGGAGCGGAGATGCTGCTGCGTTCCCAGCGCCTGCTGTCCAGACAGAAATGAGATCTGGCCCGGAGTGGGCACTAGGACCCTCTGCTCTTCGCCAAGGGATGGGGCACCCCCTGGAGGTGCCCTTCCTGAGTGCTAAGCCAGCTGTGGGGCAGAACCCCATAGCTGTCCACgttctggggcagctggcatcTGCTGCCACCCCCTCCAGCACACCACAGCCTGAGGGAGATggaggaggagctgcagagaggTGGAGCTCCCAGGATGCTTGGCAGGGAATGGGACCGGCGGAACGTCCTGGCTCCCAGGATTCTCGGCGGGGAGCGGGACCGGTGGAGCAGCCCATCTCCCAGGATGCTCAGTGGGCAGCAGGACCATCGGAGCGCCCCATCTTGCAGGATGCTCGGTGGGCAGCGGGACCGGCGGAGCGGCCCGGCTCGCAGGATTCTCGGCGGGGAGCAGGACCGGCAGAGCAGCCCATCTCCCAGGATGCTCGGCGGGCAGCAGAACTGGCGGAGTGGCCCGTCTTGGAGGATGCTCGGCGGGCAGCGGGACCGGCGGAGCGGCCCGGCTCTCGGGATGCTCGGCGGGCAGCGGAACCGGCGGAGTGGCCCGGCTCTCGGGATGCTCGGCGGGCAGCGGGACCGGCGGAGCGGCCCGTCTTGGAGGATGCTCGGCGGGCAGCAGGACTGGCGGAGCGGCCCGGCTCTCGGGATGCTCGGCGGGCAGCGGGACCCGCGGAGCGGCACGGCTCTCGGGATGCTCGGCGGGCAGCGGGACCCGCGGAGCGGCACGGCTCTCGGGATGCTCGGCGGGCAGCGGGACCCGCGGAGCGGCCCGTCTTGGAGGATGCTCGGCGGGCAGCGGGACCGGCGGAGCGGCCCGGCTCTCGGGATGCTCGGTGGGCAGCGGGACCCGCGGAGCGGCACGGTTCCCGGGATGCTcagtggggagcctgggcagtGGGTGTGGCACAGCACATACCTAAAGAGACCGAGCAGCCTTCCAAGCCTCAGCCGTGGCAAGACAGAGCTGCCACGAAGCCAGAGGCGacccccagctggaggaggagaggcaggaaggGGGAGTCATCCATCCACAGTGCCCTGGGGCAG gtgATCTCTGAgaggctgttctcccccccggcaTCCCACCTCCCCACCAGGGGACGCCAGTCAGGGGAGGGAGCAGTCTCCCCTCCAGAGCAGAGTGCAGCAGAGGAGCTCctggcccctggctcccagcacccacagctgctgcagctggcGGTTCAGCTGCTAGAGGAGGCGGagg AATCAGATGGCACTGAGTTCGAGGAGGATCCACTGCTGGAGGTGCTGCGGGTCCAGCGGGAGGATCTGCGCAGCCAGCTCCG GGCCGTCGACATCGCAGTGTCCAGGCTCGTGTCTCAGGGCTTGGCTGAGCCGCCCGGCCGCCCCTGCTGA